A stretch of the Corylus avellana chromosome ca6, CavTom2PMs-1.0 genome encodes the following:
- the LOC132183835 gene encoding DNA mismatch repair protein MSH2: protein MEDNFEEQNKLPELKLDAKQAQGFLSFFKAIPHDPRAVRFFDRRDYYTAHGENATFIAKTYYHTTTSLRQLGSGSDALSSVTISKNMFETITRDLLLERTDHTLELYEGSGSNWRLVKSGTPGNLGSFEDVLFANNEMQDSPVVVALSPNFRENGCTVGLGYIDLTKRVLGLAEFLDDSQFTNVESALVALGCKECLLPVESVKSSESRTLHDALTRCGVMLTERKKTEFKARDLVEDLGRLVKGSKEPVRDLISVFEFAPGALGALLSYAELLVDDSNYGNYTICRYNLDSYMRLDFAAMRALNVLESKTDANKNFSLFGLMNRTCTAGMGKRLLHMWLKQPLLDVKEINSRLDLVQAFVEDAALCQDLRQHLKRISDVERLMHNLEKKRAGLQHIVKLYQTSIRLPYIKSALEHYEGQFSSLIKDRYLDPLECWTDDDHLNKFIGLVEASVDLDQLENGEYMISSSYDSALSALKDEQESLERQIHNLHQQTANELDLPLDKALKLDRGTQFGHVFRITKKEEPKIRKKLTTQFIVLETRKDGVKFTNTKLKKLGDQYQKKLEEYKNCQKELVDRVVQTAATFSEVFGSLAGLLSELDVLLSFADLASSCPTPYTRPVITPSDEGDIILEGSRHPCVEAQDWVNFIPNDCKLVRGKSWFQIITGPNMGGKSTFIRQVGVNILMAQVGSFVPCDKASISVRDCIFARVGAGDCQLRGVSTFMQEMLETASILKGATDKSLIIIDELGRGTSTYDGFGLAWAICEHLVEVIKAPTLFATHFHELTALAHESPDHEPHKKQTVGVANYHVSAHIDSSSRKLTMLYKVEPGACDQSFGIHVAEFANFPESVVALAREKAAELEDFSPTAIISNDAQEEVGSKRKRECDPDEMSRGAARAHQFLKEFSDLPLDKMDLTQALQQVNKLKEDLQKDAVNCHWLQQFF from the exons ATGGAAGACAATTTTGAGGAGCAGAACAAGCTTCCTGAGTTGAAACTAG ATGCAAAGCAGGCTCAGGGGTTTCTCTCATTCTTCAAGGCGATACCCCAT GACCCAAGGGCTGTACGGTTCTTTGATCGCAGG GACTACTATACTGCTCATGGTgaaaatgcaacttttattgCAAAGACCTACTATCATACTACTACTTCTTTGCGACAATTGGGTAGTGGATCTGATGCCCTTTCAAGTGTAACTATTAGTAAAAACATGTTCGAAACAATTACCCGCGATCTTCTCTTGGAGAGAACAGACCATACTCTTGAGCTCTATGAGGGTAGTGGTTCAAATTGGAGACTGGTGAAAAGTGGAACTCCTGGAAATCTTGGCAGTTTTGAAGATGTTCTATTTGCCAACAATGAGATGCAGGATTCCCCTGTTGTTGTTGCACTATCACCCAACTTCCGTGAAAATGGGTGCACTGTTGGATTAGGTTACATTGATCTAACTAAGAGAGTACTTGGGTTGGCTGAATTTCTTGACGATAGCCAATTTACAAATGTGGAGTCAGCTTTAGTTGCTCTTGGTTGTAAGGAATGCCTTCTACCTGTTGAGAGTGTCAAATCCAGTGAAAGTAGAACCTTGCATGATGCTTTGACTAGATGTGGTGTGATGTTAACTGAGAGAAAGAAAACTGAGTTCAAAGCAAGGGACTTAGTGGAGGATCTTGGTAGGCTTGTTAAAGGTTCTAAAGAACCGGTTCGAGACTTAATTTCTGTGTTTGAGTTTGCACCTGGTGCCTTGGGGGCATTACTGTCTTATGCTGAATTACTTGTAGATGATAGCAATTATGGAAATTATACAATCTGCAGGTATAATCTCGACAGCTATATGAGGTTAGATTTTGCTGCTATGAGGGCACTGAATGTCCTGGAAAGCAAGACAGATGCCAACAAAAACTTCAGTTTGTTTGGTCTCATGAATAGAACTTGTACTGCTGGAATGGGAAAACGGTTGTTGCACATGTGGCTGAAGCAGCCTTTATTAGATGTAAAGGAAATCAACTCCAGGTTGGATTTGGTACAAGCATTTGTGGAGGATGCTGCACTTTGTCAAGATCTGAGGCAGCACCTGAAAAGAATATCAGACGTTGAGCGACTGATGCACAATCTTGAGAAGAAAAGAGCCGGTTTGCAGCATATTGTAAAACTTTATCAG ACAAGTATAAGACTTCCCTACATTAAAAGTGCCCTGGAACATTATGAGGGACAATTTTCCTCACTGATCAAGGACAGGTATTTGGATCCCCTAGAGTGCTGGACTGATGATGATCACCTGAATAAGTTCATTGGCCTTGTAGAAGCTTCTGTTGACCTTGATCAACTTGAGAATGGGGAATACATGATTTCTTCCAGTTATGATTCTGCACTCTCTGCACTGAAAGATGAACAAGAGTCACTGGAGCGCCAAATACACAATTTACATCAACAAACTGCTAATGAACTTGATCTGCCCCTAGATAAGGCGTTAAAGTTAGATAGGGGCACACAGTTTGGACATGTTTTTAGAATCACAAAGAAAGAGGAgccaaaaataaggaaaaagctCACTACTCAATTTATTGTCCTTGAAACCCGAAAGGACGGAGTTAAATTTACCAATacaaagcttaaaaaattaggTGACCAGTATCAAAAGAAACTTGAGGAGTATAAGAATTGTCAGAAAGAGCTGGTCGACCGAGTAGTTCAAACTGCAGCAACATTCTCTGAG GTTTTTGGTTCTTTAGCTGGATTGCTTTCTGAGTTGGATGTCTTACTTAGTTTTGCTGATCTGGCTTCTAGCTGTCCTACTCCCTACACAAGACCAGTCATCACCCCTTCG GATGAAGGAGATATTATCTTGGAAGGGAGCAGACATCCTTGTGTGGAGGCTCAAGACTGGGTGAATTTTATACCAAATGATTGTAAACTT GTCAGGGGGAAAAGTTGGTTCCAAATCATTACTGGGCCTAACATGGGTGGAAAATCCACATTTATTCGGCAG GTTGGTGTGAATATTCTGATGGCACAAGTTGGTTCTTTTGTTCCATGTGACAAAGCTAGCATTTCTGTACGTGATTGCATTTTTGCTCGTGTGGGTGCTGGTGACTGCCAA ttaCGTGGAGTTTCTACCTTTATGCAAGAAATGCTTGAAACTGCATCAATATTGAAAGGAGCTACAGATAAGTCATTGATAATCATTGACGAGTTGGGCCGCGGGACATCAACTTACGATGGATTTG GTTTAGCTTGGGCCATCTGTGAGCATCTTGTTGAAGTGATCAAAGCCCCTACTTTATTTGCAACCCACTTTCATGAACTGACTGCATTAGCTCATGAAAGTCCTGATCATGAACCCCATAAGAAGCAAACTGTTGGTGTGGCAAACTACCATGTTAGTGCACACATTGACTCGTCAAGTCGCAAATTGACTATGCTTTATAAG GTTGAGCCAGGGGCTTGTGATCAAAGTTTCGGTATCCATGTTGCAGAATTTGCAAACTTTCCTGAAAGCGTTGTTGCCCTTGCTAGAGAAAAGGCTGCTGAATTGGAAGATTTCTCACCTACTGCAATCATTTCCAATGATGCTCAAGAAGAG GTAGGATCCAAACGAAAGAGAGAGTGTGATCCTGATGAGATGTCTAGAGGTGCTGCCCGGGCTCACCAGTTTTTGAAGGAGTTCTCTGATCTCCCGCTAGACAAAATGGATTTGACGCAGGCTCTGCAACAAGTAAACAAATTGAAGGAGGACTTGCAGAAGGATGCAGTAAACTGTCACTGGCTCCAGCAGTTCTTCTAG
- the LOC132185268 gene encoding uncharacterized protein LOC132185268, whose product MMSWRRVLNSVQAVAAHSLLLCFTLLLVLKLDHVVSYSWWIIFFPLWIFHAVVARGRFSLPAPSVPHNRHWAPCHAIVATPLLIAFELLLCIYLESFYVNGSAAVNLKIVFLPLLALEIIILIDNFSL is encoded by the exons ATGATGAGCTGGAGGAGAGTATTGAACTCCGTTCAGGCCGTAGCAGCCCACAGCCTCCTCTTGTGCTTCACGCTCTTACTCGTCCTCAAGCTCGACCATGTCGTCTCCTACTCCTGGtg GATTATATTTTTCCCGCTTTGGATATTTCATGCAGTTGTTGCCCGAGGACGATTTTCATTACCTGCTCCATCAGTTCCACATAATCGTCAT TGGGCACCGTGCCATGCCATTGTTGCAACACCATTGCTTATTGCATTTGAGTTGCTCCTTTGTATATATCTTGAGAGTTTTTATG TTAATGGTTCTGCAGCTGTAAACTTGAAGATTGTCTTTCTTCCCTTACTGGCACTTGAAATAATTATTCTGATTGACAATTTCAG TTTGTAA